The Candidatus Acidiferrales bacterium genome window below encodes:
- a CDS encoding polysaccharide deacetylase family protein yields MHGAEIAGATALGAAIVGAWGAVHPQSQIFGRTIRETGNAQTLALTFDDGPNPAVTPELLELLGQHNARATFFLMGSRVRAFPEITREIAARGHTVGNHTETHANLTFLTPAKLRAELNRCSEAIHAAIGGEELSWMRPPFGFRGPQLGAVVRGLGYSGVVMWSKWAWDWMPQPASRVIHRLRRVFGGDILLLHDGDFRVPEGDRRHTVEALRHWLPRWKDAGIRFVTLDMIGAAALEKFPAGSSEKA; encoded by the coding sequence ATGCATGGAGCGGAAATCGCGGGTGCTACGGCGCTGGGAGCGGCTATCGTTGGTGCCTGGGGTGCGGTGCATCCGCAATCGCAGATTTTTGGGCGAACGATTCGTGAAACAGGGAACGCACAAACGCTCGCATTGACATTCGACGACGGCCCGAATCCCGCTGTGACGCCGGAGTTGCTGGAACTGCTCGGCCAGCATAATGCGCGAGCCACATTTTTCCTGATGGGCAGCCGCGTGCGTGCGTTTCCGGAAATCACGCGGGAAATCGCGGCGCGCGGGCACACGGTCGGAAACCATACCGAGACGCATGCGAACTTGACGTTTCTTACGCCCGCAAAATTGCGAGCGGAGTTGAATCGTTGCAGCGAAGCGATTCACGCAGCCATCGGCGGTGAGGAATTGAGCTGGATGCGCCCGCCATTTGGTTTCCGCGGGCCGCAACTCGGCGCGGTTGTCCGCGGGCTTGGTTACTCAGGCGTGGTGATGTGGTCGAAGTGGGCGTGGGATTGGATGCCGCAGCCGGCGAGCCGCGTGATTCATCGCTTGCGGCGTGTGTTTGGCGGGGATATTTTGCTGCTGCACGACGGTGATTTTCGCGTGCCGGAAGGCGACCGGCGGCACACAGTCGAGGCGCTCCGGCATTGGTTGCCGCGATGGAAAGATGCGGGAATTCGTTTTGTGACGCTCGACATGATTGGCGCTGCCGCGCTGGAGAAATTTCCAGCGGGCTCCAGTGAAAAGGCCTGA
- a CDS encoding sigma-54 dependent transcriptional regulator, whose protein sequence is MSAKAHILIIDDDANTLASLARAFRLSGHEATVCDNAGRALEMARDGHFDLILSDVVMPGKDGIALLEEMKNLGVASPVVMMSGQATIEMAVRATRLGAADFLEKPISTEKLLLTVENSLKLARLEQENRDLRRRAGRHQLIWASPTMRSLMAEIERVAASETRVCIRGETGTGKELVARTLHEKSARRSGPFVTLNCAAVPAELLESELFGHEKGSFTGAASRHIGKFEQAHRGTLFLDEIGDMPAPMQAKLLRVLEEGEIERVGGDRAISVDVRVIVATHRNLEDEVRRGAFRQDLYHRVFVFPVVLPPLRERIEDIPVLAEHFARQVAEQNTWKPKRFSAEAIEQLSRYAWPGNVRELRNVVERVMLLAPGDEIDAMSVRQALPQADSAGAAGDPAGTAGSAAAGPGATRAMSFGTMTERVDAFERETILTELKRHHHHMTNTAKALGLERSHLYKKCQHLGIDLRSLRKEED, encoded by the coding sequence ATGTCCGCGAAAGCGCACATTCTGATCATCGATGATGACGCGAATACGCTCGCGTCGCTCGCGCGTGCATTTCGATTGTCGGGCCACGAAGCGACGGTCTGCGACAACGCCGGGCGCGCTCTGGAGATGGCCCGCGATGGGCATTTCGATTTGATTCTTTCGGATGTGGTGATGCCCGGCAAAGATGGCATCGCGCTGCTGGAGGAAATGAAGAATCTTGGCGTCGCCTCGCCCGTGGTGATGATGTCAGGGCAAGCGACGATCGAAATGGCCGTGCGCGCCACGCGGCTGGGTGCGGCAGATTTTCTTGAAAAACCGATTTCGACGGAAAAACTTCTGCTCACAGTGGAAAACTCACTGAAGCTCGCGCGTTTGGAGCAGGAAAATCGCGACTTGCGCCGGCGCGCGGGGCGTCACCAACTCATCTGGGCAAGCCCGACGATGAGATCGCTGATGGCGGAGATAGAGCGCGTGGCAGCAAGCGAAACGCGCGTGTGCATTCGCGGAGAGACGGGCACGGGCAAAGAGCTTGTGGCGCGAACGCTGCACGAAAAGAGCGCGCGCCGCTCCGGGCCGTTCGTCACGCTGAATTGTGCCGCGGTGCCTGCGGAGCTATTGGAATCAGAGCTTTTCGGCCACGAAAAAGGCTCGTTCACCGGGGCGGCTTCGCGGCACATTGGAAAATTTGAGCAAGCGCATCGGGGCACGCTCTTCCTCGACGAAATCGGTGACATGCCCGCGCCGATGCAGGCTAAACTGCTCCGCGTGCTCGAAGAAGGCGAAATCGAGCGCGTCGGCGGCGACCGCGCGATTTCGGTGGACGTGCGCGTGATTGTCGCGACGCATCGCAATCTTGAAGACGAAGTACGGCGCGGCGCTTTCCGGCAGGATTTGTACCACCGGGTTTTCGTTTTTCCGGTTGTGCTGCCGCCTTTACGCGAGCGCATTGAGGACATCCCCGTGCTTGCAGAACATTTTGCACGGCAGGTCGCGGAACAAAATACGTGGAAGCCGAAGAGATTTTCTGCAGAAGCGATAGAACAACTTTCGCGGTACGCATGGCCTGGGAATGTGCGCGAGCTGCGCAACGTGGTGGAGCGGGTGATGCTCCTTGCACCGGGAGATGAGATTGACGCCATGTCGGTCCGGCAGGCGTTACCGCAGGCGGATTCGGCAGGTGCGGCTGGCGATCCTGCCGGGACTGCGGGCAGTGCCGCCGCAGGGCCCGGCGCGACGAGGGCGATGTCTTTCGGCACCATGACCGAGCGGGTGGATGCGTTCGAACGCGAGACGATTCTCACCGAGCTCAAGCGCCATCATCACCACATGACCAACACCGCCAAGGCGCTCGGACTTGAGCGCAGCCATCTCTACAAGAAGTGCCAGCACCTGGGGATTGATCTTCGTTCGCTCAGAAAAGAAGAGGACTGA
- a CDS encoding ATP-binding protein, with amino-acid sequence MSFRFKMFVLFPMVVVAAVAVVAFGVTISTRRAFEQLDASHTEAIVGQFQREFSNQKQEIIGRIEDIANAEATLTMAMNLSTHRQDPSVYGNDASSVGNAHQLDFLEFVDSDGSIISSEQWPARFGYKESWLLEKTDWTSRGAFLAEMDTPDGAALGLIAVRTVPIGNATFYIAGGERLGKSFLSSLSLPAGMRALLYTKLTPNFSAVNLTDVNGPVNQATRLAPLVENEFAQPEEFATTIQWTRKASSEEAFHVLPLFGPGGDAAKDLLGVFLIGSSRRDLVLLERRILWLALAVGGMALALGILLSWWAAMRVTRPVGELVTGAQEVAAGNWHARVNIASGDEIGTLAQAFNSMTEQLVGQRERLVQAERVAAWRELARRLAHELKNPLFPLQITLENLRRAREQNSPDFDEIFHESTATLLAEIENLKAIVGRFSDFAKMPQPELQFTNVNEIVHGIIRLFEPRFTALGEPEIKMDLQLAEKLPVIQADTALLHRALGNLVLNALDAMPSGGTLKIRTLRHDGGVRLEVSDTGAGLTPEECARLFTPYYTTKQHGTGLGLAIVQSVVSDHGGRISVVSEPGQGATFVIDLPPTPPVTIEAHEEARAAREV; translated from the coding sequence GTGAGCTTCCGCTTCAAGATGTTCGTTCTTTTTCCGATGGTGGTCGTCGCCGCGGTTGCAGTTGTCGCGTTCGGCGTCACGATTTCGACGCGACGCGCCTTCGAACAACTCGACGCATCGCACACGGAGGCCATCGTAGGACAATTCCAGCGGGAGTTTTCGAACCAGAAACAGGAGATTATTGGGCGCATTGAGGATATCGCCAATGCCGAAGCGACGCTCACGATGGCTATGAATCTCAGCACGCACCGTCAGGATCCCTCTGTTTACGGGAACGATGCCTCGAGCGTGGGAAATGCGCATCAGCTTGATTTCCTCGAGTTCGTTGACAGCGACGGGAGCATCATTTCTTCGGAGCAATGGCCTGCGCGGTTCGGCTACAAGGAAAGCTGGCTGCTCGAAAAAACGGACTGGACGTCGCGTGGCGCTTTCCTTGCCGAGATGGACACGCCGGACGGTGCGGCGCTGGGTCTGATCGCTGTTCGCACGGTGCCGATTGGCAATGCGACTTTTTACATTGCCGGCGGCGAGCGGCTCGGCAAATCATTCCTTTCATCCCTCAGCTTGCCCGCGGGAATGCGCGCGCTGCTTTACACGAAACTGACGCCGAATTTTTCCGCCGTGAACCTGACCGACGTGAATGGGCCAGTCAATCAGGCCACGCGTTTGGCGCCTCTTGTCGAAAACGAATTCGCGCAGCCGGAAGAGTTCGCGACCACGATTCAATGGACGCGCAAAGCGAGTTCGGAAGAAGCGTTCCATGTTCTGCCGCTTTTCGGACCGGGCGGCGATGCGGCAAAGGATTTGCTCGGCGTTTTTCTTATCGGCAGTTCACGCCGCGACCTGGTGCTGCTCGAACGTCGCATTCTATGGCTGGCGCTGGCCGTCGGCGGCATGGCGCTGGCGCTAGGGATTCTTCTAAGTTGGTGGGCAGCGATGCGCGTAACGCGCCCCGTCGGTGAACTTGTCACTGGCGCACAGGAAGTCGCGGCCGGGAATTGGCACGCTCGTGTGAATATCGCTTCTGGAGACGAAATTGGCACGCTTGCACAAGCATTCAACTCCATGACCGAGCAGCTCGTGGGTCAACGAGAACGGTTGGTGCAGGCGGAACGTGTCGCCGCATGGCGCGAGCTGGCCCGCCGGCTGGCGCACGAGCTGAAGAATCCGCTCTTTCCGTTGCAGATCACGCTGGAAAACCTGCGTCGCGCACGCGAGCAGAATTCGCCGGATTTTGATGAAATTTTTCACGAATCCACGGCCACATTGTTGGCGGAGATTGAAAATCTGAAAGCGATCGTTGGCCGCTTCAGCGATTTCGCAAAAATGCCGCAGCCTGAGCTGCAGTTTACGAATGTGAATGAAATCGTCCACGGCATCATTCGCCTTTTCGAGCCGCGGTTCACCGCACTGGGGGAACCGGAGATAAAAATGGATTTGCAACTCGCCGAAAAATTGCCCGTGATCCAAGCAGACACGGCGCTGCTGCATCGCGCGCTCGGCAATTTGGTTCTCAACGCACTGGACGCTATGCCATCGGGCGGCACATTAAAGATTCGGACTTTGCGGCACGATGGCGGGGTGCGCTTGGAGGTGTCCGACACCGGCGCTGGGCTGACGCCCGAGGAATGCGCGCGACTTTTCACGCCGTATTACACGACCAAGCAACATGGCACAGGACTCGGACTCGCCATCGTGCAGTCCGTGGTGAGCGATCACGGTGGACGCATCTCTGTCGTAAGTGAACCGGGGCAAGGCGCGACATTTGTCATTGATTTGCCTCCGACGCCACCGGTGACAATCGAAGCACATGAGGAAGCTCGCGCAGCACGGGAGGTCTGA
- a CDS encoding ABC transporter substrate-binding protein: MKRTLFAQITTSSLLATALFAAIAAFAARRPRYGGTLFIDFEGRISSLDPAQTPDSIADRIAQNRIFELISDRLVMLDQFGQPQPALAVSWTHDETYKHWEFMLRNVKLQDGSLIAVQAVVDSLQAANPSWHVSLRADNGPATAGPSTSKVIIDFDAPQPDLLYRLAEPHNSILVRQADGSFADTGPFRIVTWEPGNHAALTANADYWNGRPFVDAVDIQMGRTIRDRMIDLDLGKVDIVDVAADRARIDASRGVRISASPPSELLALVFLRSTTTKDVRVRQALSQAIDRASLVDFVLQKEGEPARGLVPQWCSGYAFLFSLPGAVLQSTGAMTQTPSSVALKLGYDSADAMERSIAERIAVNAQAAGIPLSTHPMPGGTANWQGLDAMIVRLPLSSPDPAVALEDFLQALAPVADLDSSLAGPLSDPTSLDELYSRERAVIDTYGVIPLAHVPEVVGLSARVRDWMPIHSGTWRLANVWLDGAQP; this comes from the coding sequence ATGAAGCGTACTTTATTCGCGCAAATTACAACCAGTAGCCTCTTGGCAACTGCGCTATTTGCGGCCATCGCTGCATTCGCGGCGCGGAGGCCGCGCTATGGCGGCACGCTGTTCATCGATTTCGAAGGCCGAATCAGTTCTCTCGATCCGGCGCAGACCCCGGATTCCATTGCGGATCGCATCGCACAGAATCGCATATTCGAACTGATTTCGGACCGCCTGGTTATGCTAGATCAATTCGGCCAGCCGCAACCTGCGCTGGCGGTTTCATGGACGCATGACGAGACGTACAAGCATTGGGAATTCATGCTTCGCAATGTGAAATTGCAGGATGGAAGCCTCATTGCTGTACAGGCTGTTGTTGACTCGCTGCAAGCGGCGAATCCTTCGTGGCATGTTTCTTTGCGCGCCGATAATGGGCCGGCAACGGCCGGTCCGTCGACTTCAAAGGTGATAATCGACTTCGACGCGCCACAGCCGGATTTGTTATATCGCTTGGCGGAGCCGCACAATTCAATTCTCGTTCGGCAGGCTGACGGGTCGTTCGCTGATACGGGACCGTTTCGCATAGTGACCTGGGAACCAGGGAATCACGCTGCGCTCACCGCAAACGCCGATTACTGGAACGGGCGGCCGTTCGTTGATGCAGTCGACATTCAAATGGGCCGTACGATTCGCGACCGAATGATCGATCTCGACCTTGGAAAGGTGGACATTGTCGACGTGGCGGCCGATCGCGCGCGGATTGATGCTTCGCGCGGCGTGCGCATCTCTGCTTCTCCTCCTTCTGAGTTGCTCGCGCTAGTGTTTCTTCGTTCGACGACAACGAAAGACGTTCGCGTGCGCCAGGCGCTTTCGCAGGCGATTGATCGCGCGTCCCTGGTCGATTTTGTGTTGCAAAAAGAAGGAGAGCCTGCAAGAGGGCTTGTGCCGCAATGGTGCTCAGGCTATGCCTTTTTATTTTCGCTGCCGGGCGCCGTGCTCCAAAGCACAGGAGCCATGACGCAAACCCCTTCCTCCGTGGCGCTCAAGCTGGGCTATGATTCCGCCGACGCCATGGAACGCTCTATTGCCGAGCGAATTGCCGTGAACGCGCAAGCGGCAGGGATACCTCTTTCGACTCATCCGATGCCAGGTGGGACAGCGAACTGGCAGGGCCTGGACGCGATGATCGTGCGCCTGCCCCTTTCTTCACCGGATCCTGCCGTGGCGCTCGAAGATTTCCTGCAAGCGCTCGCGCCAGTTGCCGATTTGGATTCTTCACTCGCGGGGCCGCTCTCCGATCCCACGAGCCTTGACGAACTCTACTCCCGCGAACGAGCCGTCATCGATACGTATGGCGTGATTCCCCTCGCGCACGTCCCGGAAGTCGTGGGGCTGAGCGCGCGCGTGCGCGACTGGATGCCGATACATTCCGGCACGTGGCGCCTCGCCAATGTGTGGCTCGATGGAGCGCAGCCGTGA
- a CDS encoding SPFH domain-containing protein, with product MLFLRGLLFTAGIALLIAAAFIVAYDLIYLYELDRVARRLFIKAAPDASPLPPRSRKPIRWNDAGRIAGASTVALLISLSIVVIPDGMAGVRVSQISGIHPGTLYAGVHLVVPLMQRVSTYDIRDQVYATAAQENTKEHLAVLSVEAQEGLPMGIAVTVRYRLDPRRLDFVEENIPQPIDQKIVAPVVEATFREVAPEYVVRDIFSEKRFEFHQRVTDLITSRLASDAIVVKEVLVRRIVLPPEYAQGLQNILLKEQQGEEMTFEQEIEAKRVKIAEYQAEENKVRQVKQAEASAQARVIGAKAESDAMQYTLPLKQKQIEQARLEAKARKEATLENAQAEAQAKVIDSQAEQQSQELLAKADADRIRITGAAEAQELQLEGAALKGNPLLIQKIVAEKLSDKVRIMMVPMDGKFFFTNGVLDAPLGTDAPPATANDPPTPRGGSQ from the coding sequence ATGCTTTTTCTGAGAGGTTTGCTATTTACGGCTGGAATCGCGCTGCTGATTGCCGCTGCTTTCATCGTGGCGTACGATTTAATTTATCTTTACGAGCTTGACCGTGTCGCTCGGCGTTTGTTTATAAAAGCTGCGCCCGACGCATCCCCTTTGCCGCCGCGATCACGGAAACCAATCCGCTGGAATGATGCCGGCAGGATTGCAGGAGCTTCCACCGTCGCACTTCTGATTTCTTTAAGCATTGTGGTGATTCCTGATGGCATGGCGGGCGTCCGTGTGAGCCAGATTTCCGGCATTCACCCGGGGACGCTCTATGCAGGCGTGCATCTCGTCGTGCCGCTCATGCAGCGCGTATCGACCTATGACATTCGCGACCAGGTATATGCGACGGCGGCGCAGGAAAACACGAAGGAGCATCTGGCCGTGCTGAGCGTCGAGGCACAGGAGGGTCTGCCGATGGGTATTGCCGTAACAGTGCGCTATCGGCTGGACCCGCGAAGGCTCGATTTTGTGGAGGAGAATATCCCACAGCCGATCGACCAGAAAATTGTTGCGCCGGTCGTCGAGGCGACGTTCCGAGAAGTCGCGCCGGAATACGTAGTGCGAGATATCTTTTCCGAAAAGCGCTTCGAGTTTCACCAACGCGTCACGGACTTGATCACTTCGCGGCTGGCCAGCGACGCCATCGTGGTGAAAGAAGTTCTGGTGCGGCGAATCGTGCTGCCGCCGGAGTATGCGCAAGGGCTGCAAAATATTTTGCTGAAAGAGCAGCAGGGCGAGGAAATGACCTTTGAGCAGGAGATCGAAGCCAAGCGCGTGAAGATTGCCGAATATCAGGCCGAGGAAAACAAAGTCCGGCAGGTGAAACAAGCGGAGGCGAGCGCGCAGGCGCGCGTCATCGGCGCCAAGGCGGAATCGGATGCGATGCAGTACACGCTGCCGTTGAAACAGAAGCAAATCGAGCAGGCGCGGCTGGAAGCGAAGGCGCGCAAGGAAGCGACGCTCGAAAATGCACAGGCGGAAGCGCAGGCGAAAGTCATTGACAGTCAGGCCGAGCAGCAAAGCCAAGAGCTTCTGGCCAAGGCCGACGCGGATCGCATTCGCATCACCGGCGCGGCCGAGGCGCAGGAGTTGCAACTGGAAGGAGCCGCACTCAAAGGCAATCCACTGCTGATTCAAAAAATCGTTGCAGAGAAACTGTCGGACAAAGTTCGCATCATGATGGTGCCGATGGATGGCAAATTTTTCTTCACCAACGGCGTGCTCGATGCGCCGCTGGGCACTGACGCGCCTCCCGCGACGGCTAATGATCCGCCGACTCCGCGCGGAGGCAGCCAGTGA
- a CDS encoding L,D-transpeptidase, which yields MRRTQGQTVKRSNSRSQAFIQTKYQVTALAVLALALAGKSAAQERPLRRTADTEAVPVSAVASERRIIVSIPDRRLALVENGCVMLMFRVAVGAPASPSPVGEFRVVNLVTDPVYYHPGQVIPAGPENPVGPRWIGLSAKGYGIHGTNEPRMIGRRASHGCIRLSNADVKILFAHLRVGDVVELHATRDAETAQLFGDGDGSAHVLVASAAEPKAGAIDPVHATATASATAQ from the coding sequence ATGCGGCGGACGCAAGGACAAACGGTAAAACGAAGTAACTCTCGGAGCCAGGCTTTTATTCAAACGAAATATCAAGTCACGGCGCTGGCTGTACTCGCCCTCGCGCTGGCGGGAAAGAGTGCGGCGCAAGAGCGCCCCCTTCGACGTACGGCCGATACGGAAGCTGTGCCTGTGTCAGCTGTGGCTTCGGAACGACGAATCATCGTCAGCATTCCGGATCGGCGACTTGCGCTGGTTGAAAATGGCTGCGTGATGCTCATGTTTCGCGTGGCCGTGGGAGCGCCTGCAAGCCCCAGCCCCGTGGGTGAATTTCGCGTCGTGAACCTCGTGACGGACCCGGTCTACTACCACCCGGGACAAGTGATTCCCGCAGGGCCGGAAAATCCGGTCGGGCCGCGCTGGATTGGACTGAGCGCCAAAGGATACGGCATTCACGGCACGAATGAGCCGCGGATGATCGGACGGCGCGCTTCGCACGGATGCATCCGCTTAAGTAATGCCGACGTCAAGATTTTGTTTGCGCACCTTCGCGTTGGCGACGTGGTCGAGCTGCATGCGACGCGCGACGCCGAGACGGCCCAGCTTTTTGGTGATGGCGATGGGAGCGCGCATGTCCTGGTCGCTTCCGCAGCTGAACCGAAGGCCGGAGCTATCGATCCAGTGCATGCGACGGCCACGGCGAGCGCGACCGCGCAATGA
- a CDS encoding site-2 protease family protein, translated as MGIPLYLHATWFIIFALITFSLAEMFQQAHGGMSQAQYWLLGICVSLLFFGSVVFHELSHSVVAKHYKIPVVSITLFVFGGLAQIQRDPDNARQEFNIAVAGPIASFVLSAAFYGLMRLMPPGGFQTGAMWLCWINFALGVFNLIPGFPMDGGRVFRAIVWGATKNFEKATKVASATGQFFAYLLIVFGLWAVLQQNSEASKLLGGWFGGLWLAFIGWFLLSGAQATYAQVAIRNSLIGLRAGDIMSADVPTVSRDISLEDYVREVLRTGRRCHVVTGNGMAVGLVTLHQVQRFPRDEWANTSVQAAMVPQSKIHWVAPSEPVTGVLERMQSEDVNQMPVLDDGHIIGIIARDSILRVIQTRMQASRYTAGNPLQQSHR; from the coding sequence TTGGGGATCCCACTATACCTTCACGCCACGTGGTTCATTATTTTTGCGCTAATCACTTTTTCTTTGGCCGAGATGTTTCAGCAGGCGCACGGAGGTATGTCTCAGGCGCAATACTGGCTCCTCGGCATCTGCGTGAGCCTTTTGTTTTTCGGTTCCGTCGTATTCCACGAACTGAGCCACAGCGTCGTCGCCAAGCACTACAAGATCCCTGTTGTCTCCATCACACTTTTTGTCTTCGGCGGACTGGCGCAGATCCAGCGCGATCCTGATAATGCCAGGCAGGAATTCAACATCGCCGTCGCTGGGCCGATTGCGAGTTTCGTCCTCTCGGCTGCATTTTATGGACTGATGCGCCTGATGCCGCCCGGCGGATTTCAAACCGGAGCGATGTGGCTCTGTTGGATCAATTTTGCGCTTGGAGTTTTTAACTTGATTCCCGGCTTCCCGATGGATGGCGGCCGTGTCTTTCGCGCGATAGTCTGGGGCGCAACAAAGAACTTCGAAAAAGCGACCAAAGTCGCTTCGGCCACTGGTCAATTTTTTGCCTATTTGCTTATCGTCTTCGGCCTCTGGGCCGTTCTTCAGCAGAATAGCGAAGCGTCGAAATTGCTCGGCGGCTGGTTCGGCGGCCTGTGGCTCGCGTTTATCGGCTGGTTCTTACTATCCGGCGCGCAAGCGACTTATGCGCAAGTGGCTATTCGCAATTCCCTGATCGGCCTGCGCGCCGGCGATATTATGTCGGCCGACGTCCCGACTGTTTCGCGCGACATTTCACTCGAAGATTACGTCCGCGAAGTTCTCCGCACCGGCCGCCGCTGCCACGTCGTCACCGGAAATGGTATGGCCGTTGGTTTGGTCACCTTGCATCAAGTTCAGCGCTTCCCCCGCGACGAGTGGGCGAACACTTCTGTTCAAGCGGCCATGGTGCCCCAGTCGAAAATTCATTGGGTGGCGCCGAGTGAACCGGTCACTGGGGTGCTCGAGCGCATGCAGAGTGAAGACGTCAATCAAATGCCCGTCCTCGATGACGGCCACATCATCGGAATCATCGCGCGCGACTCGATACTGCGCGTGATTCAGACCAGGATGCAGGCCAGCCGCTATACGGCTGGCAACCCCCTGCAGCAGTCGCATAGGTAG
- a CDS encoding response regulator transcription factor, giving the protein MRILLVEDERKVASFVARALRETAYAVDVASTGEDGLRSALENSYDAILLDVRLPGISGIELCRKLRHAEIQSPILMLTARSLVEQRVEGLDAGADDYLTKPFALAELQARVRALVRRGFRRGEAKLRCGDLELDRHRRSVTRAAKKVPLTSKEFALLELLLMRAPDAVTRSEIIEHVWDSHFDSETNLVDVYINRLRQKIDQGHASKLVHTLRGVGYRLGAAE; this is encoded by the coding sequence ATGCGCATTCTCCTCGTCGAAGACGAACGCAAGGTGGCGAGCTTCGTGGCTCGCGCGCTGCGCGAGACTGCTTATGCGGTTGACGTTGCTTCCACCGGTGAAGATGGCCTGCGCTCGGCTCTCGAAAATTCGTATGATGCGATTCTTCTGGATGTCCGTCTTCCTGGAATCAGCGGCATCGAGCTGTGCCGCAAGCTCCGCCACGCGGAAATCCAATCTCCGATTCTTATGTTGACCGCGCGCAGCCTCGTCGAGCAGCGCGTCGAGGGCCTCGATGCTGGCGCCGATGATTATCTGACGAAGCCATTCGCCCTCGCTGAACTGCAAGCCCGCGTCCGCGCCCTTGTTCGCCGCGGGTTTCGCCGGGGCGAAGCGAAATTGCGCTGCGGTGATTTGGAGCTCGACCGCCATCGCCGCAGTGTCACGCGCGCCGCCAAGAAAGTGCCTTTGACTTCGAAAGAATTCGCTCTCCTTGAGCTCCTGCTCATGCGCGCGCCCGACGCCGTCACGCGCAGCGAAATCATCGAACATGTCTGGGACTCTCACTTCGACAGCGAAACCAACCTCGTCGATGTCTACATCAATCGCCTCCGCCAAAAAATCGATCAGGGCCACGCCTCGAAGCTCGTCCACACGCTGCGCGGTGTCGGTTACCGCCTGGGAGCGGCCGAATGA
- a CDS encoding HAMP domain-containing sensor histidine kinase has product MKRTLSLRVRMMLLFCVTVGVLLAGSYVVFYLALQTVIHTEFDHRLIEAEAPVAADIATDPNDADIVAMDIPGEYFETVDLSGRVRALSKNLNGHAIAWTGSTKQLQTARDPVLGRLRLGIAPIHRPTGDSILILAIPMHDIYEILTRFRALLFILFPCTLLILGGVSAWYVGRSLKPIAALTQETSRMADRVRVGPPGKMPERATPNELPIASANRDDELGRLADAFNKLFVCMEGALLQLRQFVSDASHELRTPLSILQGETELLLKEPRKPEEYHRALEIIDSELKKLSRIVEGLFTLAMADAGQLRLAHDPVYLNEVLEEACALVAPRARAKGIAIERQLSAEVPYTGDEAFLRQLFLVFLDNALKYSRAESRIHVQLAAENGTVQVQFQDQGVGIAADHLPHIFERFYRGLQPDSAEAQSGGLGLAIAQAIVRAQGGTIECASEPGSGSTFTISFPRQTENGQSKN; this is encoded by the coding sequence ATGAAGCGCACCCTATCGTTGCGCGTGCGTATGATGCTGCTCTTTTGCGTCACCGTCGGCGTACTCCTCGCCGGTTCCTATGTAGTCTTCTATCTCGCATTGCAAACCGTCATACACACGGAATTCGATCATCGCCTCATCGAGGCCGAAGCGCCTGTGGCGGCGGACATAGCAACGGACCCAAACGACGCGGACATTGTCGCCATGGATATCCCGGGCGAATATTTCGAGACTGTCGATCTCTCTGGCCGTGTCCGCGCACTTTCAAAAAATCTCAATGGCCACGCCATCGCATGGACCGGCAGCACGAAGCAGTTACAAACCGCTCGCGACCCTGTCCTCGGTCGTCTGCGTCTGGGCATCGCGCCCATACATCGTCCCACTGGCGACAGCATCCTGATTCTCGCCATACCCATGCATGATATTTATGAGATTTTGACACGCTTCCGCGCTCTGCTCTTCATTCTCTTTCCGTGCACCCTGCTGATTCTCGGCGGAGTCTCAGCCTGGTACGTCGGCCGCAGCCTCAAACCCATTGCCGCACTCACGCAGGAAACCTCGCGCATGGCAGATCGCGTCAGAGTTGGTCCTCCAGGGAAAATGCCCGAGCGAGCCACGCCCAATGAACTGCCCATCGCCTCCGCGAATCGTGATGATGAGCTTGGCCGGCTGGCGGACGCGTTCAACAAGCTTTTTGTCTGCATGGAGGGCGCCCTCCTCCAATTGCGCCAATTCGTCTCCGACGCTTCTCACGAGCTGCGCACGCCGCTCTCGATTCTGCAAGGTGAAACCGAGTTGCTCTTGAAAGAGCCGCGCAAGCCCGAGGAATACCACCGCGCTCTCGAAATCATTGACAGCGAATTGAAAAAACTCAGCCGCATTGTCGAGGGTCTTTTCACGCTGGCCATGGCGGATGCCGGTCAGTTGCGTCTCGCCCACGATCCCGTTTACCTCAACGAAGTCCTCGAAGAAGCCTGTGCGCTTGTTGCGCCGCGTGCGCGCGCTAAGGGAATTGCCATCGAACGCCAGTTGTCCGCGGAAGTTCCTTACACCGGCGACGAGGCTTTTCTCCGTCAACTGTTCCTCGTTTTTCTCGACAACGCCTTGAAATATTCCAGAGCGGAGAGCCGCATTCATGTGCAATTGGCTGCCGAGAATGGAACGGTGCAAGTCCAGTTTCAGGATCAGGGCGTGGGAATCGCGGCCGATCATCTTCCGCATATTTTCGAGCGCTTCTATCGCGGTCTCCAGCCTGACTCTGCAGAAGCGCAAAGCGGCGGCCTCGGCCTGGCCATCGCGCAAGCAATCGTCCGCGCTCAAGGTGGAACCATCGAATGCGCCAGTGAACCGGGCTCCGGCTCGACATTCACCATCTCTTTTCCCCGCCAGACCGAGAATGGCCAGTCAAAAAACTAA